GATGCTCCCAATCATTATAGCACTTCTGGTGTTGGGATCTCTGAGCGCTCATTGCATTTCTATATGGGGCCTTGTCAGGTCATCTCTGTGAATTTGAATCGCGGAGAGAGAATCAAAGTTGAACATATTCAAAAAATTAAAATCAGAGCTCATCGGGTTCTTTTTTATACAGGGTCATTCCCGAATCCGAATGTTTGGAATTCCGATTTTAATGCGCTTTCGGCGGAGCTTGTGGACTATTTGTTTGCGCAAAAGATTTGCTTAGTTGGGATTGATACGCCTTCGATTGATCTTGCGGAAGATCAAGCTTTGGAATCTCACAAGCGGATTCACGCGCACGATATGGCGATTCTCGAAGGCGTGGTGCTCGATCAGGTGCCCGATGGGATTTACACCTTGTGTGCACTCCCGCTAAAAATGAAAGGGGCGGATGCGTCTCCCGTGCGCGCCGTTTTATTGCAATGATCGAATTTAAAGAGCAAGAAAAAATACTCAATTACATTGGCGGGGAATTGGTTCCCGCGTCCTCAGGTCAAACTTTACCTTGTTATGAGCCCGCCACAGGAAAAGAATATACTCAAGTTGCGGCCAGCGACGCGAGCGATGTGGAGAAAGCGGTGCAGGCCGCGCAAAAGGCTTTTCCGCAGTGGTCCGCACTTTCACAGCAAGAGCGATCCCAGTATTTAAATCTGTTGGCTCAGAAAATTGATGAAAATCTGGAGGTTTTTGCTCGGGCCGAGAGCCGCGACAATGGAAAACCGGTGAGTGTCGCGAAGTCCGTCGACATTCCTCGGAGCAGCTACAACTTTCGCTTTTACGCTGAGGCCTCGTCCCAAAATCAGGGGGAGTCCTATGAGACGTCCGCCCATGTTTTTAACTATGTCCTTCATCAACCTTTAGGCGTGGTCGGAGTGATTTCTCCGTGGAATCTTCCCCTTTATCTTTTCACTTGGAAAATTGCTCCAGCCCTCGCCACGGGAAACTGCGTGGTGGCGAAGCCCTCGGAAATTACTCCGTTGACCGCATATTTATTTGCAAAGATCTGCCGCGAGGTGAATTTACCACCAGGT
This Bdellovibrionales bacterium DNA region includes the following protein-coding sequences:
- a CDS encoding cyclase family protein; the encoded protein is MLGGFEKVYDISPEISPAMAVFPGDTPFQRKIILDVQKGDSLGLSSFTTTPHLGAHVDAPNHYSTSGVGISERSLHFYMGPCQVISVNLNRGERIKVEHIQKIKIRAHRVLFYTGSFPNPNVWNSDFNALSAELVDYLFAQKICLVGIDTPSIDLAEDQALESHKRIHAHDMAILEGVVLDQVPDGIYTLCALPLKMKGADASPVRAVLLQ